The Herminiimonas arsenitoxidans genome window below encodes:
- a CDS encoding DUF962 domain-containing protein, producing MSVIAQKTYQSFSEFYAAYLTEHSDRTSRQLHFLGSSLALIFLTILVLTGNAWWLLAAIVSFYGLAWIGHFKFEQNRPRSFKQPFYSFIGSWLMYWQMLTGQISF from the coding sequence ATGAGTGTGATTGCACAAAAGACGTATCAATCGTTTTCCGAGTTTTATGCTGCTTATCTGACGGAGCATTCTGACCGCACGTCCCGCCAGTTACATTTTCTCGGCTCGTCACTTGCCCTCATTTTCCTGACCATTCTTGTCCTCACAGGCAATGCATGGTGGTTACTTGCAGCCATTGTGTCGTTTTACGGCTTGGCTTGGATAGGCCACTTCAAGTTTGAGCAAAACCGCCCTCGATCATTCAAGCAACCGTTTTACTCTTTCATCGGTTCATGGCTGATGTACTGGCAAATGCTGACCGGACAGATTTCGTTCTAG
- a CDS encoding CBS domain-containing protein — MKVSEILKVKGNILFTVTPDSPMLDAVNVMAEKDIGSLVVMEAGNLIGMLTFREVMATIHANGGAVGSDTVRRHMNNKPITITSDTEVNDIRRLMLEKHARYVPVLDGKILVGVISFYDVAKAVLEAQSFENKMLKSYIQDWPAVANEQDS, encoded by the coding sequence ATGAAAGTATCCGAAATACTCAAAGTAAAAGGAAACATTCTCTTCACGGTGACACCAGATAGTCCGATGCTGGATGCAGTCAATGTAATGGCGGAAAAAGACATCGGTTCTCTGGTAGTGATGGAGGCGGGCAATCTGATTGGCATGTTGACCTTCCGCGAGGTAATGGCAACCATACATGCGAATGGCGGTGCAGTAGGTAGTGATACTGTACGTCGTCACATGAACAACAAGCCGATCACGATCACATCCGATACAGAGGTCAATGATATCCGTCGTTTGATGCTGGAAAAACATGCACGTTATGTTCCGGTTCTCGATGGAAAAATTCTGGTCGGTGTTATCTCTTTCTACGACGTTGCGAAAGCAGTGCTCGAAGCGCAAAGCTTTGAAAACAAAATGCTGAAGTCGTATATTCAGGATTGGCCGGCGGTCGCCAACGAGCAAGACAGTTAA
- a CDS encoding MFS transporter, with amino-acid sequence MRKPSQFSLLAQRRFAPFFWTQFLGAFNDNVFKTALLTILTFEALNWTTIDRGLLNNLIPGLFILPFVLFSAIAGQLADKFEKSGLVRYIKLLEVAIMLAAAIGWMRHDLWLLIAAVAGMGLHSTLFGPVKYSYLPQKLAPGELVGGNGLVEMGTFVGILLGEVLGAVLVLHKPWGIELVAGGTIVIALLGWLSSRAIPLSPAPEPELKINWNIATETVRNIRFSRQNRPVFLSMLANSWFWFYGAILLAQFPLYAKDYLHGDHSIFVLLLTIFSLGIGAGSLLCERLSGHKVEIGLVPFGAIGLSVFGFDLFLSSIAYTNTSLVDIGGFLQQQGSLRILFDCLMIGMFGGLYIVPLFALIQTRCDPAHMSRTIAGMNILNALFMVVAALVAMVLLNLGLSIPQLFLVTAILNALVAAYIFTVVPEFLLRFLAWLMLHTTHRVRAINAERIPQDGAAILVCNHVSYMDAIVILATSPRPLRFVMDHRIFKIPLLSALFKAIRAIPIAPASEDTEVMEAAYETIAHALQRGELVCIFPEGKLTNNGELNEFKGGIMKILERTPVPVIPMALRGLWGSLLTRSADNPFQRSFRSGPFSRLELVVGLPMSAAEVTPEILRAQVQNLRGEMK; translated from the coding sequence ATGCGCAAACCTAGTCAGTTCAGCTTGCTCGCACAACGTCGCTTTGCTCCTTTTTTCTGGACGCAATTTCTGGGCGCATTTAATGACAATGTTTTTAAAACGGCCTTGTTGACGATACTGACTTTCGAAGCCTTGAATTGGACCACGATAGACAGGGGATTGTTGAATAACCTGATTCCGGGTTTGTTCATTTTGCCGTTTGTCTTGTTTTCTGCGATTGCCGGGCAATTGGCTGACAAGTTTGAAAAATCAGGCCTGGTGCGTTACATCAAGCTGCTGGAAGTCGCCATCATGCTCGCCGCAGCAATCGGCTGGATGCGGCACGATCTGTGGTTGTTGATTGCAGCGGTGGCGGGCATGGGTTTGCATTCAACGTTGTTCGGTCCGGTTAAATACTCTTACTTACCGCAAAAACTCGCACCTGGTGAGCTGGTCGGGGGCAATGGTTTGGTGGAGATGGGGACATTCGTCGGCATCTTGCTGGGCGAAGTATTGGGTGCCGTGCTGGTATTGCACAAACCGTGGGGAATTGAACTTGTCGCTGGTGGCACAATTGTGATTGCCTTGCTGGGCTGGTTGTCGAGCCGCGCGATTCCGCTGTCGCCAGCGCCAGAGCCTGAGTTGAAAATTAACTGGAATATTGCAACGGAAACAGTGCGCAATATCCGTTTCTCCCGACAGAATCGTCCAGTATTTTTATCCATGCTGGCCAACTCGTGGTTCTGGTTTTATGGCGCGATTTTGTTGGCGCAATTTCCCTTATATGCAAAAGATTATTTGCATGGCGATCACAGTATTTTTGTCCTGTTGCTGACGATATTCTCACTGGGCATCGGTGCCGGCTCCTTGTTATGCGAGCGTCTGTCTGGTCACAAGGTGGAAATCGGTCTGGTGCCGTTTGGTGCAATCGGTTTATCGGTATTTGGTTTCGATTTGTTCCTGTCCAGCATCGCGTACACCAATACATCGCTGGTCGATATTGGCGGCTTCCTGCAGCAGCAAGGCAGTCTGCGCATATTGTTCGATTGCTTGATGATAGGCATGTTCGGCGGTTTGTATATCGTTCCCTTGTTTGCCTTGATTCAGACGCGCTGCGATCCCGCACACATGTCGCGCACGATTGCTGGCATGAATATCTTGAATGCGCTGTTCATGGTTGTGGCTGCATTGGTCGCTATGGTTTTGCTGAATCTGGGTTTGAGTATTCCGCAACTGTTTCTCGTCACTGCGATTTTGAATGCGCTGGTTGCTGCATACATTTTTACCGTGGTGCCAGAGTTCCTGCTTCGCTTCCTCGCATGGTTGATGCTGCACACCACGCATCGCGTGCGGGCCATCAATGCCGAACGTATTCCACAGGATGGTGCGGCAATTCTGGTTTGTAACCATGTCAGTTATATGGATGCGATTGTTATCTTGGCTACGAGTCCACGTCCCTTGCGTTTTGTGATGGATCATCGCATTTTTAAAATTCCTTTGTTATCCGCATTGTTCAAGGCTATAAGAGCGATTCCTATTGCTCCTGCCAGTGAAGATACAGAGGTGATGGAAGCTGCTTATGAAACGATTGCGCATGCATTACAACGCGGGGAGTTGGTCTGTATTTTCCCTGAAGGGAAGTTGACGAATAATGGTGAGTTGAATGAATTCAAGGGCGGCATCATGAAGATCCTGGAACGTACGCCAGTGCCAGTTATTCCGATGGCGCTGCGTGGTTTGTGGGGCAGTTTGTTGACACGCAGTGCTGACAATCCTTTCCAACGCTCCTTCCGCAGCGGACCGTTTTCCAGGTTGGAGTTGGTAGTAGGTTTGCCGATGTCGGCGGCAGAAGTCACGCCGGAAATTCTACGTGCTCAGGTGCAGAATCTGCGCGGCGAGATGAAGTGA
- a CDS encoding PAS domain S-box protein — protein MKKSVLTLRRSIVLTVIIGLLVPAILINGYSWFKLYDSEIKNKTIKLAEENAAMIADSISAALWNLDYQDVSTAIDTALSKNNNIVRIEARDNKHTPFAIAAHHDRRVGFTASSNINVYHRGQAAGSLSVEVNSLHLQQVMTEGLAYQALLLAVQTGLSILLILILLERRLVRPLLRLKTSAKQLAERKLDEPFTWKHQDEIGALAQGLENTRIHLRTLFSDLDQKNQELLDDIEKRIRIEKTLHERETRLRLLLEQSPLAIIEWSKNGQIIEWNKAAEQIFGYRREEVLGRNGRFLAPYTQPNFIDTFIQQPDTKNAHSIYDHLTADGRTITCAWRYTTIDESDGNKGRLLTLAENITEKRKASSVQQLLEEQKAEADHALLRLAQGTHGITGKSFFESLVHDLASALRADCAFIGLLQKPDHPTRIHTLSAYLHGNTVDNFEYTISGTPCERTLRGQICVLAIDVQSIFPQYKVLNAQGWDSYAGAPLHDVNGHTIGVLAVMHSSALRNPDLTRSLLQVFSERASAELERKHTEEELRLSEQRFATIFHSTPVPMFVTQVKNNNVIKDINSAFERLFLRSRSSVIGRNTQDLAMYCDPVDRDVLLEKLRTSGETGSHGEIWMYRGDGTKVLIQLSGHIFLLEGEQFGILACQDVTEKRLIENEILDLNTTLEDRVIERTEELQQANQELETTLDALNLAHEELVNNEKLAALGALVAGISHELNTPIGNSLMVASTLSDQTSALTENYRDNHGIKRSTLESYITDVGKAGDILVRNLHRAADMVNSFKQVAIDQTSSQRRPFSLAEVTSEILLTLWPVIRKNGIVVEQDIPDDISFDSYPGPLGQVLTNLINNALLHGFDGKAQGVVVISARNTIDGWVELSIKDDGIGIPAQNLNRIFDPFFTTKLGAGGSGLGLNIVHNIVSGVLGGRVRVQSAIGIGTTFTLTLPLIAPQRNNDDDALHPQT, from the coding sequence ATGAAAAAAAGCGTACTCACGTTGCGTCGTTCAATCGTATTGACCGTGATAATCGGTTTGCTCGTGCCGGCAATTCTGATCAATGGCTATAGCTGGTTCAAGCTCTACGATTCAGAAATAAAAAATAAAACCATCAAGCTCGCTGAAGAAAATGCGGCCATGATCGCCGACAGCATCAGCGCAGCCTTGTGGAATCTCGATTATCAGGACGTCAGCACAGCCATCGATACTGCGCTGTCTAAAAATAATAATATCGTCCGCATTGAAGCACGCGACAACAAACACACACCTTTTGCCATCGCTGCTCATCACGATAGGCGCGTAGGCTTTACCGCCAGCTCTAATATCAATGTCTATCATCGTGGTCAAGCCGCAGGATCGCTAAGCGTCGAGGTCAACAGCCTGCATTTACAGCAAGTCATGACAGAAGGCCTTGCGTATCAAGCTCTGCTCTTGGCTGTACAAACCGGCTTGTCTATCCTGCTCATTCTGATCTTGTTGGAACGACGCTTGGTGCGTCCCTTGCTGCGTTTGAAGACGAGCGCCAAGCAATTGGCTGAACGCAAACTGGACGAACCATTCACATGGAAGCATCAAGATGAAATCGGTGCGCTTGCGCAAGGACTTGAAAATACGCGTATCCATCTGCGCACTCTGTTTTCCGATCTGGACCAAAAGAATCAAGAGCTGCTGGACGATATCGAGAAGCGTATTCGTATAGAAAAAACACTGCACGAGCGCGAAACACGCTTGCGCTTATTGCTGGAACAAAGTCCTCTCGCCATCATTGAATGGAGCAAGAATGGCCAGATCATTGAATGGAATAAAGCCGCGGAACAGATATTCGGTTATCGCCGTGAAGAAGTACTCGGACGAAATGGACGCTTTCTGGCTCCTTACACACAACCCAATTTCATCGATACATTCATCCAACAACCCGATACCAAAAATGCACACAGCATCTACGACCATCTAACTGCAGATGGCCGTACGATTACTTGCGCATGGCGTTACACAACAATAGATGAAAGCGACGGCAACAAGGGACGATTGTTGACATTGGCAGAAAACATCACAGAAAAACGCAAGGCATCAAGTGTGCAGCAATTGCTGGAAGAACAAAAAGCGGAAGCCGATCATGCACTCTTGCGACTGGCACAAGGTACGCATGGCATAACAGGGAAATCCTTCTTTGAATCGCTCGTCCATGATCTGGCATCCGCATTGCGCGCCGATTGCGCCTTCATAGGCTTGCTGCAAAAGCCAGATCATCCAACGCGCATACACACACTGTCGGCGTACTTGCATGGCAATACTGTCGACAACTTCGAATACACGATTTCCGGAACGCCTTGTGAGCGAACATTAAGAGGCCAGATCTGCGTCTTGGCTATCGATGTTCAATCCATATTCCCGCAATACAAGGTCTTGAATGCACAAGGCTGGGATAGTTATGCAGGCGCGCCTCTGCATGATGTAAACGGGCATACGATAGGCGTATTGGCCGTCATGCACTCTAGCGCGCTACGCAATCCCGACCTGACCCGCTCATTGCTACAAGTATTCAGCGAACGCGCCTCTGCCGAGCTGGAGCGCAAACATACGGAAGAAGAATTGCGTCTAAGCGAGCAACGCTTTGCCACGATTTTTCATTCGACACCAGTGCCGATGTTCGTTACACAAGTCAAAAATAATAATGTGATCAAAGACATCAACAGTGCGTTCGAACGATTGTTCCTGCGATCACGCTCATCTGTCATTGGAAGAAATACGCAAGATCTTGCGATGTACTGCGACCCTGTCGATCGAGACGTTCTTTTAGAGAAATTAAGAACCAGCGGAGAGACGGGATCACATGGCGAAATATGGATGTATAGAGGTGACGGCACCAAAGTATTGATTCAACTTTCCGGACATATTTTCTTGCTTGAGGGCGAGCAGTTTGGCATTCTCGCCTGTCAGGATGTGACGGAAAAACGTTTGATTGAGAACGAAATTCTTGATCTCAACACTACGCTGGAAGATCGCGTCATCGAACGTACGGAAGAGTTACAGCAGGCAAACCAGGAATTGGAAACCACACTGGATGCGCTAAATCTCGCCCATGAAGAATTGGTAAATAACGAAAAATTGGCAGCGCTAGGCGCGCTGGTCGCTGGTATTTCACATGAATTGAATACGCCTATCGGTAACAGTCTGATGGTCGCCAGCACTCTCAGTGATCAGACTTCTGCACTCACAGAAAATTATCGTGACAACCACGGGATCAAACGTTCAACGCTGGAGAGTTACATCACTGACGTTGGCAAGGCCGGCGATATTCTGGTGAGGAATTTGCATCGTGCCGCAGATATGGTCAACAGCTTCAAACAAGTTGCAATCGATCAAACCAGCTCGCAAAGACGCCCATTTTCTCTGGCTGAAGTCACCAGCGAAATCCTTCTGACGCTATGGCCGGTGATACGCAAGAATGGCATCGTGGTCGAGCAGGATATTCCGGATGATATTAGTTTCGACAGCTATCCTGGTCCCTTGGGTCAAGTATTGACCAATTTGATCAATAACGCGCTGTTGCACGGCTTCGATGGAAAAGCACAAGGTGTCGTGGTGATTTCCGCCCGCAACACTATCGATGGCTGGGTAGAACTCAGCATCAAGGATGATGGCATCGGCATTCCTGCGCAGAATTTGAATCGAATTTTCGATCCCTTCTTCACCACCAAACTGGGGGCTGGCGGATCAGGCCTAGGCTTGAATATTGTTCACAACATTGTCAGCGGCGTGCTGGGTGGTCGTGTTCGTGTGCAAAGTGCAATTGGTATCGGTACGACCTTCACCTTGACTCTACCGCTCATTGCGCCGCAAAGAAACAATGATGACGATGCATTGCATCCGCAAACGTAA